A segment of the Capricornis sumatraensis isolate serow.1 chromosome 8, serow.2, whole genome shotgun sequence genome:
GTCCCCTGACTTCATGGGGACTCCCTGAGCACCCAGGCCCCCAGAATCCCACAGAATGCTTTCTTCTAGCCTTTCCCTCGCCCTCCAACGGAGACACTCCCCTCACCGTTGagtggttttggtttttgttttggaggAACCAGAGAGGGGCACAGTCAGAACCTTACCAGTCTCTAGAGGATGCTGTCTTCTTTGGCAGAAAACTCACAAAGAGGAAGGGAATTTTGTCTCTTCCTGTGATACTGCCTCCTGAACCTCTTAAGACTGAACCCATATGTTTTAGGGTGGGAAGGGCTGGAAGGCATTACCTTGTCTCTGCCCTGGGCACCTTGGTTCCTGGGGCATATTGAGGGTACTGGTAGTACGGTAGTGGTTGTTGATGTGGTGGAGTCCAAGTGGTGAGTGGTTAGGGTGCTTGCAGAATATGGAAAGAAACAAGTTTGAGGAGGAAGAGCCCTTAATGAAGGGCAAATTTGGGCTtagaattttctttccattaagGGCAAAATCCAGGGTACTTGAGTTGTATGGAGGGGGGAGTGATGTAAAGCTGAAAAGGTGTGTTTAAGGCAGATGTTATAGGAACACAAAATATACTTCCTCAATTCAacgaattattattatttcccatATTCCAGGGGCTCCAGTAGAAGGGGATTCAGTGTTGAAGAGCAGAGAACTGTTAACTACCCTCTTGGAGTTTAGAGTCTGATTATTTAACCTTGGTTTCCTTCTCCGTAAAATGGGATCATAATGGTACCTACCTTACTGGGTTGTTATCTGTATTGAAATAATACACGTAAAGTACTTAAAAGAGAACTTGGTATATTCCAGGAGTTACCTAATACTGATTCTGttgttattaaaagaaaaacagcttgCATTTATTAATTAGTGTAAACTAGATATGGTGCTTCCATACTTTGTGAACATTATGAGGGAGGTTCagttatccctattttacataGAAAAATACTGAAGCTCACAGAGGGAATGTAACTTGTTCTACATCTTCCAACACTCTCACTCTGCTTCTTTTGCTTCCTTACAGTGCTCAGGAGCTGTCCCAGGAAATCAAGGCTTTTCTGACTGGTGTAGACCCTGTTCTGGGCCACCAGCTCTCTGCTCGAGAGCACGCTCGCTGTGGCCTTCTCCTGCTCCGCTCTTTGCCACCTGCTCGGGCTGCTGTGCTTGACCACTTGCGAGGTGTTTTCGATGAGAGTGTCCGGGCCCACCTGGCTGCCCTGGATGAAAGCCCTGTGGCTGGCCCACCTCACCTCCGTCCACCCCCACCTTCCCATGTCCCTGCTGGGGGTCCTGGTCTAGAGGATGTGGTGCAGGAAGTGCAGCAGGTGCTGTCTGAGTTCATCCGGGCCAACCCGAAGGCCTGGGCACCTGTGATTAGTGCATGGTCCATTGACCTCATGGGGCAGCTGAGCAGTACTTACTCAGGCCAGCACCAGCGTGTGCCCCATGCCACTGGGTCTCTCAATGAATTGCTGCAGCTGTGGATGGGCTGTCGGGCCACACGCAcattgatggacatctatgttcaGTGCCTCTCGGCTCTCATTGGCAGTTGCCCAGATGCCTGTGTGGATGCCTTGCTGGATACCTCCGTCCAGCATTCCCCACACTTCGACTGGGTTGTGGCACATATTGGCTCCTCTTTTCCCGGCACCATCATCTCTCGAGTTCTCTCGTGTGGCCTTAAGGACTTCTGCGTTCATGGTGGGGCCGGAGGTGGAGCTGGTGGCGGTGGTGGAGGCTCCTCTCAAACTCCCTCTGCAGACCCCTTCCCTGGATCTCCTGCCATCCCTGGGGAGAAACGGGTGCCCAAGATTGCCTCAGTTGTAGGCATCCTAGGGCACCTGGCCTCCAGGCATGGAGACAGCATCCGACGGGAGCTCCTGCGAATGTTCCACGATAGTCTGGCAGGGGGCACTGGTGGCCGGAGTGGGGACCCCTCCCTTCAGGCCACAGTTCCCTTCCTCCTGCAGCTAGCAGTCATGTCACCAGCTTTGCTGGGCACAGTCTCTGGAGAACTAGTAGACTGCCTTAAACCCCCAGCCGTGCTGAGTCAGCTGCAGCAACACCTGCAGGGATTTCCCCGAGAGGAGTTGGACAACATGCTGAACCTGGCCGTGCACCTTGTGAGCCAGGCCTCTGGGGCAGGTGCCTACCGCCTGTTGCAGTTCCTGGTGGACACAGCCATGCCTGCCTCTGTCATTACTACCCAGGGCCTGgctgtgccagacactgtacgCGAGGCATGTGACCGGTTGATCCAGCTGCTGTTGCTGCACCTGCAAAAACTGGTTCATCACTGGGGACCGTCTCTAGGGGAAGGGTTGTTGagctcacccccacccccccgccctgtGCCCTTTCTAGATGCTCTCAGAAACCACGTTGGAGAGCTGTGTGGAGAGACATTACGTTTGGAACGGAAACGCTTTCTCTGGCAACACCAGCTCCTTGGCCTACTCTCCGTCTATACCCGGCCTAGCTGTGGACCTGAGGCCTTGGGCCATCTCCTGAGCCGGGCCCGAAGCCCTGAAGAGTTGAGTCTGGCCACTCAGTTATATGCTGGGCTGGTGGTCAGTCTCTCTGGCCTCCTGCCCCTGGCCTTCCGAAGCTGCCTGGCTAGGGTACATGCAGGAACTTTGCAACCTCCCTTCACAGCCCGGTTCCTGCGCAACTTGGCGCTGCTTGTGGGGTGGGAGCAGCAAGGTGGTGAGGGCCCTGCGGCCCTAGGGGCCCGGTTCGGGGAGTCCGCCTCAGCTCATCTGTCTGACCTGGCTCCTCTCTTGCTCCATCCTGAGGAGGAAGTAGCTGAAGCCGCTGCCTCCCTCCTGGCCATTTGTCCCTTCCCCCCAGAAGCTCTATCCCCTTCCCAACTCTTGGGACTGGTGAGAGCTGGAGTACATCGCTTCTTTGCTTCTCTGAGGCTGCACGGCCCCCCAGGGGTGGCTTCCGCCTCCCAGCTGCTTTTGCGCCTCTCCCAGACCTGCCCGGCGGGGCTCAAAGCTGTGCTGCAGCTGCTAGTTGAGGGAGCCTTACATCGTGGCAACACAGAACTATTTGGAGGGAAAGTGGATGGGGACAATGAGACTCTCTCCATTGTGACAGCTCCTTTCGCATCTGCCTCCCTGTTGGACACAAACCGGCGGCACACTGCAGCTGTACCAGGTCCTGGAGGGATTTGGTCTGTGTTCCACGCTGGAGTCATCGGTCGTGGCCTTAAACCACCCAAGTTTGTCCAGTCACGCAATCAGCAAGAAGTTATCTACAACACCCAGAGCCTCCTCAGCCTCTTGGTGCACTGCTGCAGTGCCCCTGGGGGTACTGAATGTGTAGGCTGCTGGGGGTCTTCCACCCTGAGCCCAGAGGCAGCCAAAGCAGTGGCAGTGACTTTGGTGGAGAGTGTGTGTCCTGATGCAGCCGGTGCAGAGCTAGCCTGGCCTCCTGAGGAGCATGCCCGGGCCACTGTGGAGCGGGATCTCCGCATTGGCAGGCGCTTCCAGGAACAGCCTCTGCTCTTTGAGCTGCTAAAGTTGGTAGCAGCTGCTCCCCCAGCCCTGTGCTACTGCTCCGTGCTGCTGCGGGGGCTGCTGGCTGCCCTCTTGGGCCACTGGGAAGCCTCTCGCCACCCTGACACAACCCACTCCCCCTGGCACCTGGAGGCATCCTGCACCTTGGTGGCTGTCATGGCTGAGGGAAGCCTCCTGCCACCAGCCCTGGGGAATATGCACGAGGTATTTAGTCAACTGGCACCTTTTGAAGTGCGTCTGCTGCTGCTCAGTGTCTGGGGCTTTCTCCGGGAGCATGGGCCCTTGCCCCAGAAGTTCATCTTCCAGTCGGAGCGTGGTCGCTTCATCCGGGACTTCTCTAgggagggtgggggtgaaggTGGACCCCATCTGGCTGTGCTGCACAGTGTCCTCCACCGCAACATTGACCGCCTGGGCCTCTTCTCTGGCCGTTTCCAGGCGCCTTTACCGTCCACTCTCCGGCAGGGCACATAGCCTTTCCATGCTCCAAAAACTGAGGGAGATTGAGCCATGAGAGAGGGGGCCAAGGTGCTGCAGAAAAGTGGGAGGTTTCTCTTCTAAGACCTTGGCTTAAAAGAGCGCTGTCActttcttcctccccacccttttttctaaataaaatttgcCGAGTTGAGAAAAACAGGGTTCAGTGCTTCTGTCTGATGTTTAGGACCAGCCAAGTCGGACAGCGCCTGGCTCAACAATCCCGCCCCCTCCCTCAAGCTCCGCCCTGGCACCGCCCCCATGAGTATTTGGCTTAAGTCCTCCGCCAATGGGACAAACGCCCGGCCTCTGTGCGGTCGGGCCAATCAGGAGGCCGGAAGGGGCGGGCGCTAAGATACGTGGCTCAACGCgcgctgggggaggggaagctcCGGGTCAAGGAGCAAACCCGGCACAAGATGGCGGCGGTAGCGGCATTGGAGGCGCGTAGGAGGCGGTGAGGAGCTCGGATCCCGGGGGCGCGCACGGGACGCCCCCAGACCCCTAAATCCCGTATCTCTCCTTTCTGTGTGTTCTCCTGAGACTCCGCCACCCCCGGCCTCGTGAGGATTCTTTGTTTCTCTGGAGCCGGCCTCAGGTTTTCCCCAGCTTCCTCGCAGTAGATCCGCGCGGCGTTGGGGGGTCCTTATTTCTGGGGCTCCGGACCGGTGGCTTTAGAAGGCCGCAGCCGTGCGTTCTTCTTGGTCTGGGCCGCTCTCAGCCGCCGCCCTCCCTGGCGGATTGCGGCGGTTAACGCTGCCGCCTCTTTCCTGCAATGCGCGGGGCCGTCGGGGCGGGGGACGAGACGCGGCCAGGCCTCCGGGAATGCAGCCTGCTGCCCTGCGGCCCCGAGCCTCGCTGGAAGCATCGTAGCCGGCAGTCTTGCTTTCCACTGCCCTTTCCCTTCTCTCGAGAGGCCCggaccctgccctgccctggtCTTCACGTGGACACCATCCCTGGCTTGTTCGGTGTTCACGGTCGTTGGGCACGGCTGGGGCAGGATCTCGTAAGCTCACAGTCGACCTGGATGATGTTGCTCAAACACAACAATGATTTGGTCTGCGTTCTCTAGTTAATATTACGGAAAAAACGGCTTGAAACAGTCAATCAGTTCCACAAAGTATTTACCAAGATCTAACGGATGCATTAGGGTGGGGAGAGGCGTGTACTGTTGGCAGCAGTGGAAAAGCATGGATCGTAAATTCTATTCTGGAAACCTGTGATCTGAAACAATAAACGGGTGCACCTTTCCCTGTGAATCATTCCTAACCTTGACTTGTGACCACCTCTTGCTCAAAGGCGTTGGAGGCCTTCCGGAGTTCTTAGGGCCTTCCAACAGGTTACATCTGAAAAATCTTCAGAAACCCCATCCACATTAGCATCTCTCCAAACCCATTTTTTAGATATTGCAAGTAAGACTCCAGAAAGTATTTAACTCATGTACTTCTGCTTCTGCTTTGGGCTGGTATAGACATGGGGTCAGTGGCTCAGAGTGTCTGCTCCAGTCACTCCTgcttgtggggggcgggggcgcacATGCCTTGCTTTTAAGTTATCTGGGAGCATTTCTTCTGCTTGTTTTGCTGCTCCTTATTCCTGCTTGGCCTATTAAACTACAAAGCCTGGTGTTTCCCTCACCTTTCTGTCTGGCCTCGTATGCCCTGCCCTTTCTTCTGGAACTGGAGGGCTTACTCTGTTCCGTAATCTCCTTCCTGGTGAATTTCTTTACCTTTAGCTTTCCAGCTGATACCGAGGCTAGTGGTAGATATCGTGTGTTTAGTAGGCCCTACTCTCTGGCTACCCTGTTAGCAAGTAGCAGGGTTTGAGTGGTGAGAAGTCTGTGTTTCGTTTTTCCCTCTCCTATATGGAACACTTCCTCAAAGTGTGCTCCTAGATCAGTCACTGGGAAAAAGTGCAGATTCCCTGGGACCTGGGAATTTTCATTTAACAGTCACTACTCATAATTCTTAACTGACACTGAAGTTGGAGAGTGCCTGTTTAGCATGTACTCAGAATGGAGAATATATCCTTAACAAACTAACTTGCTATATGCCTGTTAGTCCCTTGTCTGTCCTTTGATGGCACGTTGGGGAAGTGGTAGGTTTGTAGTAACCTCAGGCTGATGGTCCTCAGTGGGGCGGCCCTTCTGGTGGTTGGGGCTGTGTTGAACAGCACACAGTACCTGAGCCCCGGAGTCACACAGAGTTCAGTCCCTCTGGCACCTCATACTGTCTGTTCAGT
Coding sequences within it:
- the INTS5 gene encoding integrator complex subunit 5; the protein is MSALCDPPGAPGPPGPAPVTHGPAPLSAQELSQEIKAFLTGVDPVLGHQLSAREHARCGLLLLRSLPPARAAVLDHLRGVFDESVRAHLAALDESPVAGPPHLRPPPPSHVPAGGPGLEDVVQEVQQVLSEFIRANPKAWAPVISAWSIDLMGQLSSTYSGQHQRVPHATGSLNELLQLWMGCRATRTLMDIYVQCLSALIGSCPDACVDALLDTSVQHSPHFDWVVAHIGSSFPGTIISRVLSCGLKDFCVHGGAGGGAGGGGGGSSQTPSADPFPGSPAIPGEKRVPKIASVVGILGHLASRHGDSIRRELLRMFHDSLAGGTGGRSGDPSLQATVPFLLQLAVMSPALLGTVSGELVDCLKPPAVLSQLQQHLQGFPREELDNMLNLAVHLVSQASGAGAYRLLQFLVDTAMPASVITTQGLAVPDTVREACDRLIQLLLLHLQKLVHHWGPSLGEGLLSSPPPPRPVPFLDALRNHVGELCGETLRLERKRFLWQHQLLGLLSVYTRPSCGPEALGHLLSRARSPEELSLATQLYAGLVVSLSGLLPLAFRSCLARVHAGTLQPPFTARFLRNLALLVGWEQQGGEGPAALGARFGESASAHLSDLAPLLLHPEEEVAEAAASLLAICPFPPEALSPSQLLGLVRAGVHRFFASLRLHGPPGVASASQLLLRLSQTCPAGLKAVLQLLVEGALHRGNTELFGGKVDGDNETLSIVTAPFASASLLDTNRRHTAAVPGPGGIWSVFHAGVIGRGLKPPKFVQSRNQQEVIYNTQSLLSLLVHCCSAPGGTECVGCWGSSTLSPEAAKAVAVTLVESVCPDAAGAELAWPPEEHARATVERDLRIGRRFQEQPLLFELLKLVAAAPPALCYCSVLLRGLLAALLGHWEASRHPDTTHSPWHLEASCTLVAVMAEGSLLPPALGNMHEVFSQLAPFEVRLLLLSVWGFLREHGPLPQKFIFQSERGRFIRDFSREGGGEGGPHLAVLHSVLHRNIDRLGLFSGRFQAPLPSTLRQGT